CAATATAAGTATCCGAAATCGGAAGATATGCTTCAGGCTGATAATAATCGTAGTAGGAAACAAAATATTCAACGGCGTTCTCCGGAAAGAATTGCTTGAACTCAGAATATAACTGGGCTGCGAGCGTTTTGTTATGACTAAGCACGAGTGTTGGCCTGTTCACATTGGCCACCACATTGGCGATGGTGAAAGTTTTCCCCGATCCGGTCACGCCCAGTAAGGTCTGAAATGGCTCTCCGTCATTAAGTCCATTGGTCAGCTGACGAATGGCTTCGGGTTGGTCGCCAGTCGGGACAAAGTCGCTTATGAGTTCAAAATTTTTCATTTCTGATTTCTTCTGAATCTGCCACTGATGGGAAAATGATCACTGTAATGTCTTCCAAAGACTTTAAATTCGGCTGATTCAAAGCCATCTGGATAGAAAATATAATCAATCCGATACGAAGGAAATGGGCCGTTGTATGTTTTGCCCATGCCTCGGCTGCCACTCTCGAGAAAGGCATCTTTTAATTCACCACGCAATTTTCGATATGAATAAGAAACAGGTGTGTCATTAAAATCACCGGCCAGAAATACCGGATAATTACAGGAATCGATGTGGGCAGCGAGTATTTCAACCTGCTTCGAACGGGCTACAAATGCGCGTTTCAGCTTGCGGGCTGTTGATTTCGATTTCACCTGGATTTCGCCATTGTCATCTCCATTTTCATCAAAAAGACTCTCTTCATTTTCGGTAAAACCAATCGATTGCAAGTGAACATTATAAACTCTTACAGTATCATCATTCACTTTCAGGTCGCACCACAGTGCAAAAATATTACGTGCAGTATTATCCGGTGTGCGCACTACGCCTTGATTGAGCAGCGGAAACTTTGTAAATGTAATCAGACTCAGGTAAGTGTCGGTGGTTGAATCAGCATACAACGAAGTCGCGTAATTGTTGAATTGGCCAGCTTGCATGAATGGTTCGCAATTTTTCCCCGTGTATTTTTCACGCAGATAAAATTCCTGAAAGCAGGCTACATCAGGGCTTTCGGATTGTATTACATCAAGCAGCGAATCAATTGTAATGATACCGGTTGTATCGTAAATACCCATCAAATGGACGTTCTGGGATAGCAGCGTGATGTCCGTTTCATTTTTAGAGAATGCATTGGAAGTTGGAGTAACTTTCAAGGTATGTTTACATGGGCCGATTCCACAAATAAAAACCAGCACCGGAAACATTGCTTTTTTAAAGCTGAATAAAAGCATGATACCAGCCATTATCAGTGTCAGCAGCGCGATGTAGGGGTAGGCGAGTCCGAAGAATGACGGAATCCAGAGGTTGGATGGATTGAATAAAGGCGAAATGATGGCAATGAGTAAAATGAAAGACATTGCAAGCGTTGCTATCCAGAGGATACGCTCAAAAATGCCGGTTCGTTTTGTTGCTGCCTGTGCCATTTATTTTTATATAGTACAAAAATAGTAATATTTCATACCCCTCGAAGGGTTTCAAACCCTTCGAGGGGTAATTATTAATCCAGCAAATCCGGCCGGCGTTTCCTGGTGCGCTCAAGCGATTGTTGCTGGCGCCATTCGCGAATGTTTTTTTCATGGCCCGACATTAAAACATCCGGCACTTTCAAACCGCGGAATTCCGAAGGGCGTGTATAGACTGGTGCTGAGAGCAGTCCGTCCTGAAACGAATCGCTGAGTGCTGAAGTTTCATCGTTAAGTGCGCCCGGAATCAGACGAATGATTGCATCAGCTACAACACAGGCTGCAAGCTCACCGCCGCTCAGTACATAGTCGCCGATGGAGATTTCGCTGGTAATAAAATGTTCGCGCACCCGTTCGTCAAGCCCTTTGTAGTGGCCGCAAAGCAGAATAATATTCTCATTCATGCTCAGTCGGTTGGCTATGGATTGCGAAAATTTTTCTCCGTCAGGAGTCATAAAAATAATTTCATCATATTTTCTGACAGCAGTCAATGATTCAATGGCATCTACCACTGGTTCAGCCATCATGACCATTCCGGCGCCGCCCCCAAACTGATAGTCATCGACCCGCAGATGTTTGTCTTTCGAAAAATCGCGGATGTTGTGAATATGAATTTCGACCAGACCTTTTGCAACCGCCCTTTTTACAATGGACTCGGCAAAAGGTCCGGTGAACATTTCGGGGAATAATGTGAGAATATCGATGCGCATAATCAGGACAAAAGATAATAGTAAAAAGACAAAAGTCGAAAGACAAGATAAAAGACAAAAGTAGGAAGATAAAAGGAGAATGGCAAAAAAAGCACAAGGTTCAACCCGCAACGCATACGGCATGGCCAAGCTTTGCTCTCACCCTCGCCTTGTCCGCCGCGGCGGATTTGTTTCCGACCTTCCAGAGTGACGACTGCGTCACGTTTCACGTGAAGTCTCCTGGAAGAGTCGGAGAAATGAAGCACAAGCCTTAACCCCGCTGTCATTCAGAGACCACCAGCAAAACGCGTTTTGCAACCTGTCACGATAGCTATCGTGAAAAAAATGACACAAAAGCTGCTGTCACGCTGAGCCCCGCCGCTGTCATGCTGAGCGGAGTCGAAGCACGAACAGCGGGATAAACTCCGTCGAAGTGTCGGCAGCGAAAATCAACAAAAAATAAGTCTGTAGTATAGGATCAGATCCCGGCTCGGAGACCGGGAACTTCAGTAGACTTGTTTGTTGATTTTCAGAATTTTAAGCACTTGTGTCATTAGCAGTGTTTGAAGAACAGACTTTTAAACATCAGACTTCAAATGTATCGAAGAACGACAGCGGGGTTTAACAAGTCGCACTTTCCTGCCCGCTGCGAAGCTGGCGGGGATACGATGAAAACTCCTGAAGCATAATGCTGAATAGTTCATCACTCAGTGTGACAGATGTTTTTTGGGCCTGCTGTCTCCTTCGATATGTCGCATGCTGTTTTTTGTAAAGCGCTATGGGAGCGACTTCCGATAGCTATCGGAACAGAATGACAGCAGGTTATGATCGGACGCTAAAATGTCGGGAAAGATATTGCCACTAACAATCCAACGCAGAGAGATTGCTTCACGTGAAACGTGACACAGTCGCAATGCACTCAGGTTGGATTGACGCCTGTAACGAAAAAGAACACAAGTTTCAGAAAATCACGATAATAATCGGATATTGTTTATATTTGAACCTCAATATTATGAAGTCAGGAATATTTATATTATTACAACTCATATTTTTTACTTGTTTTGCACAGCAATACAGCTATCGCCATTACACCATATTTGACGGATTGCCGCAGAATCAGGTGACACGTGTTTATCAACGAGGCGACGGCATACTATTTTATTCCACAAAAGGTGAAGCTGGTGGATTTGATGGAAACAGGTTCCGTAATTACAAGGATAAATATATTTCTGAATCCGCTCTTCAGGGTTTTTTGGGCGTTGGGAAGAGTATTTATTGGTACACTCAGAAAGCACTTGTCAGGTTTGAAAGCAAGCAGTCATATTTGATTGCCTCTTTTGATTCAATCCCGATTCACAGCATAAAGCTCAATGTAAGACTAAAAGAAGTTTATGTCATTTTCGAATCGGCATTCATGGTTTTTAAGCCTGGGTGCAAAACTTTTATTTACAAAAATGATAGTTTGAAATGGCTCTCCGACGTTGACCGGATTCCAGGAAGCAGCGACTTTTTATTATCTACCTTTAGTGGCATTCATCGCCTCAATAAAAGGAAGGAGCTGACAAAACTTATTGAAGGACAAGGAGCCCAAATACTTTCATTCAGGAACAAATTAATTTTTCAATTCATAAGAGAAGAGGGTAAATACCCGGAGTTTGGCGGAATTTATTCCTATGATGGAGAAGAATTGCAAAAGATTTACGCTTTCGGAAATAATGTTCCGGGAGGAGTTCTGACTAAAACTGCAAACGATCAGATGATTTTTGTCCAGAATAATTCAACGTGGATCCGCATTGATACCAGCGGGCACGTTGTTGACAGCGATTCTATTCCGGATGTAATCCTCACCGATATCATTGAAGACAGCAACGGCCATTTATTTATTGGGTCAGAAAACGGCTTGTGGCATCAGCAATCATATGCTTTCCGTAATTACGACTGGCGTTCCACCATGCCCCGATATGTATGGAGTATATTTGAAGACAAGGATTCCTCACTGGTTTTTGCAACCTATCACGGACAGCTTTTTAAAATGAAAAACAACATTCTTTCCGAAGTGAAAGGATATCGTGAATCGATGGCAGCCAACGAAGTTTTTTATATGCAGGGGTTTTGCAATTCGCTTGGACAATGGATGATTCCTACCAACTACCGAATCTTCGTTTACGACCACGGGAAAGTAAAATTTCTGCCGCTGTTGCATGAAGGAAATTTCAGCACTTGTCTGGCCACCTACGAAGATGCTGCAAATCACACCGTGTATTTCGGCACTACAAATGGCTTATTTATATATGACCTTATTTCAGAAGTGCTAAAACGAATCGATACAAAAGGCGGCAATACGCTGGCCATTGAAAAAGACAAGCACGGGCATTTATGGATTTGCACGAATAAAAATGTGCTGTTGCTGAAAAATGATTCTTCATTTAATGTCGATGAGAGTCCGGTAAACACTGGAGTTATATCATGTCGTAAAGACCCGCAAGGTAACATGTGGTATGCAAAAAAGGACGGTTTGTATTTTTATAACTACAAACGTCATTTAAAAATATGCGACGGTCATTTTTATTTTATTTCACTGTGGAAGAACAGTAAAATTATTGCCGGCGGAATTGAAGGAATTACCGTAATTGATCTTAAAAAACTCTATAATCACAATCGCTCAGCCCTTCAAACATTCGACAGATTCAATGGATTCATTGGAATTGAATGTGGTCAGAATGGAACATTGATCGATTCGCGCGGCAATGTGTGGATACCAACATCGGAAAGCGTGGTGCAATTTAAGCCTGAGCGTGCGATGTACGATACGAATGCGCCCATGCCCTATTTTGTATCGTTTGAGTATAGTTCAATAGATCTGCTTTGGAAAGAAATAAGCATTCCCTGGCTGCGCGATGATATATTGTTTGAGTTGGAGCCTAAACGAAACAACATCCGGATTGTTTTCGATGGGCTTGATTATATCAGCAGGGAGCGCATCACTTTTCGCTATCGCTTACTTGGATACAGCGATATTTGGAAAGAGTCCAAAAGTAATGAAGCTGTTTTTACAAATCTTAGCCCGGGAAATTACAAATTTGAATTGTTAGTGGCCAACGAAAACGGCTACTGGAGCAAAACTCCAAGGGTGCTGTTATTCCGGATTAAACCCGCATTGGTTCAGACAATTGGTTTTAAAATTTTTATTATTCTGCTGAACCTTGCAATTATAGTTGGAATCGTTTTTCTCATAATGCGAAAAAAGCAAATCAGGAAAGACAAGGAAAAAGAAGTCGAGCGGGAACTGGTTGCCATGCAGGTAAAGACCATCAATGCGCAGCTTGATCCTCATTTCATTTTCAACACCATCACCGCCATTGGCAGCGAAGTGCAGGAAAAAAATCACGACAAAGCCTATGCTTACTTTGTAAAAGTATCGCAATTATTACGGAATTCATTAAAAAACTCTGATAAAATTACCCGTACGCTCGATGAAGAAATGCAATTTGTTTCAAATTATCTAAGCTTACAGAAATTCAGATTCGAAGACAGGTTCAGCTACGACATTTTCATTGATCCTAATGTGAATCTTCAGATCACGGTCCCAAAAATGTGTGTTCAGATTTTTGTTGAGAATGCCATGAAGCATGGAATAGAGCAGCTTGCAAGTGGTGGATTACTCAAAATTTCTATCAGTAAAAATGAAAAGGGCAATATCTTTATGATCGAAGACAATGGAATTGGTCGTGAAGCTTCGGCGAGATTAGTCACACATTCCAATGGTCTTGGACTGCAGGTTTTCAAAGAGTTTTTTGAAATAATGAATCGATATAATATCGAGATTGCATCATTTGTAATTCATGATTTGTTTGATGAAAAGGGAAAAGCAATCGGCACACGCGTTGAGCTTTTTATACCCGACGATTATTCGTATGTGATTCAATAAAACTTTGGGCACGCGCCAGGACTCAAAATTGCGTTTAGCGTCAAAAACAATTTTCCATGCGAAGCTCCTTTGAAAACATCACAAAGCAACAACCTGCTTATAGACCTCCAACGTTTGGGTAAGAATTCCACGAACTGCTTTATCGTTTGTAGAATAGCCGCTGGTGCGGGTTGTGACTTGTCTCAGTACCAGGACGTCGACCCCTTGTTCTGATGAAAATTCTTTAAGCATATTCTGAGTGCGGAGTTGAATTTTTGAGAATTTATTTTTCAATTCAAACTCAGGTTTAAAAATCAACACCGTATAAAAATATGGAAAATCAGTCGCGCCGACTTTATTGATGGAAAGTTGGCCATAGCATCCAAGAAAGGCTTCAGGAGAGCCATCCATGGTGAGTTTTAGTTTCACTTCTTTTGGATACATGGCTTTTGTTTTAGCATTTTCGGCCAGCAAAGTCAGGTATCCAACTTTTATTGATTTGTTCAGTTCAGTTACTATGTCGGCAGCTTTCATGCAATTTTTTGCGTAAATTAAAACTCTTGAAGCCATGTCGTAACGTCTGAAACCAGATAAAAAATGCGGAATGAACAGTATCAGAAAATTGCCACCGAAGAAAGATACGTTCTGATCGTTTTCTTCTATGCCAATAATTACAATAAAAAAACCGACCACCAATACAACAAAAAACAGCAGCCCTCCCAAACACGAAGTCACCTCAAAACCGCTTCTGTCCCAGCGTCTGAGCTTTCGGTCCATGCTGATTATTTCTTCAATCTGTTGTCTGGTCGATGATTTCCATTCTGTGTTGTGATGAAATCGTTCTATATGAAGGCGCGAATCGACGCCTTTATTCAGCATGAGAAGCGATGCACATGCTATCAGAACGGCGCCAGCAAGGAAGTTTCCGGTGACAAGCTGAAGCACAATTCCACCCCCAAAGATGGCAATAAAAAGAATCACCCGAAGCGAATTCGACATGCGCGGAAAAAAATGGAAAAATAGTTTTTTCATAGGACAGCTTGTGTTATGTTCGATTTCCGTGGCTTTAGCAAACGACTGTCATGGTTGCAATCGACACGATAAAACAGGGGACAGGCACCCTGACAGATTGCCAGACTATCGCACTCCGTGCAGATTTCAGGTGCTGATTTTTTATTTCTTATTTCGGTTGAACGATCCGAAAACCAGATGGAATTGAAGTCGTGTGTAAGCAAATTTCCAAGTGGTTCATTCCATGAAGAGCATGGTAAAATATTTCCACCCGGATCCACCGACAGCAATCCATCGCAGGCAGCGCAACCTTTGTTGCCAAGCCCTTCCGTAATTGTATTAAAAATGCAAAGCGGAGTGGGTGAGTACCACATGAATTCAATTTTCCGCTTTGCTGCAGCAGCATTTACGGACCGGATTATTTCGCCTGCTTCCGAATACTGCAGCAGGTGCATTTCGTTTGCCAGTGCGCTTCCTGTAGGAATGATCAGATTCATGCTGAAGCGCTCTGCCTTGAGTTGTTGTTTTAGAAACTGAGGTAATTCAGCTGCTTCATGCATATTTTGTTTCGAAAGTGTGGTATTTGTATGCGTGCGGATATTGTTAGAATTCAGCACTGCAACAGCGTTTAATGCATTTGCAAAACTACCCGGAATGCCTGTAATACTTTCATGTGTACTTTGAGTGGTACCTTCCAGACTTATTTGTGCGGAGTCAAGTCCTGATCTTTTAAACTCGGCAGCCATGCTTTCATCGATTAAAAAACCATTGCTGATGAGATTTACGCGCATATCCAAACTTTTAGCATAAGCAATTAATGCCGGAAGATCTGCTCGCAAAGTGGGCTCACCACCTGTAAAGCTGATTGAAGGAACTTTGGCCTGGTAGCGGATTTTTTGAATGATTTGTTTGATTTCATCAGAACTCAAATCGTGCGAATCGGTGGTGCAATCATGATTTATACCGGCATAGCAAAACGAACAACGCAGATTGCATTTTCCGGTAACAGCAACTTCACTCAAAACCGGAAGTGACGTGAAAGGAGCTTCGAATGCGGACTTCACAACAGCCTGATTTTGTGTCCAGAGGTCAAGATTGCCTTCCAGCGATGATTTTACAGCATTCAGAAATGAAAGCAATTCAGTTAGCTGAACTTCGTTTTTCCCGATTTGAGTGAGCAACCCATCAATGCTGTATCCATTTAATAGTCTGTGCAAAATCAATGCACCCGAAGGATTGAGCTTCTGTACATGGTTGGGCTTTTTGATCAGCATATTATCATCTAGTCGTACCTCAATATAAGGCCGCACATTGGCGATGAATTCTTTAACCCAAATAAAACGCTGATCCATATTCGTCAGTTATTAATGTGAACCACCGCTTACGCAGGCGCTGTGACAAGCCGAATGACATGCACTGTGACAGGCTGAGTGACAAGCACTGTGGCACGCGCTGTGGCATGCATCGTGGCAGGCCGCATGACAAGCGTTGATATCCGGAATAATGTCCGAATGAATGCTGTTGTAAACCACATGATCGGTATTGACCGGAAAATACTGCTCATAATGCGTCGGATTCATCACTCCGCGATAAGTGAAGTATGGATGATAATACATATAATAGCGATTCCACGTGTTGTAGAGCGGATCAGATTTATCCTCCATAAAAATCTGCTGCGAAGGATTTGACTTTTCATAATCATCCGTTTTCGATTGAATGAGTTCACTGTAGTATTTTTTCGTGGCCTCGACATCGGCATCCCAGGCCTTTTCACGAATGTTGGCTATAGCTTTATTCATGATTGCATTCAGCTCTTCCTGCGAAAAAACGCCATCATCGCTGAGCGCATTGAAAAATAATTCTTCATAATCATTGTCAAACGCAAGCGGTTTATCAATGATTTGCACAGTGAGCGGATCATTTTTCAACACTTTTAAATATTGTTGTGATTCGAAAGCTGCAAGCATTGAACTGAAAATTTTCTTGATTGGAAACTCAAGATAGAAGGCGATTTCAACATAATTCAGATTGTCACAGATTTTTCCGGGAATGCTGTAAGTAGCCATTTCTATTTTGGGCGGAATCCAGTTTAGTTTGTCCCAGCCAAGACTTTCTGCATTGTCCCTTGCATTTGCAAGTCCTTTGTTTTTAAAAATGAAATACAATGCAAAAATCAGAAGCAGCACCAATGCAAGAACTCCCAGCGTTTGCGGATTGATGGCTTCAAAGCTGGGAGAATAATCATTGTAATTGTAATAACCGTCTGTATTGTCAGTTGCAGCGTCGTCTGAAACCAGTTGGTATGGCTTCACTTGCGTTGAATCGAACCAATTCGCAGGCATGTAAATTTGCACTCTTGGCGAGAAACTGTATTCAGGAGAATTTTTATTTACAAGCATCAACAAGCGACCGGCTTCTTTGATCTGGAAATCGATTTCATAACTTTCGTTCATCCACTTCTCGGTCATGATGAGACTGTCGGCATACACCCGCTCGCGCACATTTGTAGCAAAATCAGGTTTAAAAGGGGTTAAAATTTTCAGCGTGTAATGATCCATGCCGGTGGCATCGGAATCCCATTCAGTAGGCGCCCAATCAAAGAAAATAAGATTTTTTCCATCAGCAGAAGTAGTAGTTCCCAAATAACCTGCTGATGCAAAATCGGTTTCAAACCAGAAAAAGTAGGTCACAAAACCGCTTCCAACGCCCTTTCCATCTGCCAGAATGATATCGTATTTTCCGTCACCCATGT
This genomic stretch from Bacteroidetes bacterium GWF2_43_63 harbors:
- a CDS encoding tRNA (guanosine(37)-N1)-methyltransferase TrmD, whose product is MRIDILTLFPEMFTGPFAESIVKRAVAKGLVEIHIHNIRDFSKDKHLRVDDYQFGGGAGMVMMAEPVVDAIESLTAVRKYDEIIFMTPDGEKFSQSIANRLSMNENIILLCGHYKGLDERVREHFITSEISIGDYVLSGGELAACVVADAIIRLIPGALNDETSALSDSFQDGLLSAPVYTRPSEFRGLKVPDVLMSGHEKNIREWRQQQSLERTRKRRPDLLD